The nucleotide sequence CAATATAAAATATCTTTGGAAGTGAAGCGGAAGTTGAGCGGAACAGCCCACGCTCCAGTTTTTAATATGGCAAAGTAGGCAATGAGCCAGTCAATAGAGTTCATCATCAGGTGTATGACCTTATCTTCCCTGCCGATGCCTTTATTTACCAGGGCGGTGGCCAGCCGGTTTATTTTTTCATCAAATTCTGCCCAAGTAATCGTGCGTCGGTAATTAGCAGACGGCTTTAGTTCAATTAGTGCGGTATCACACGGATACAATTTGGCATTTCGGATTACAAGGTCGAGTATTGTCATTTAAAAAAGTCTTTCTAATAAATATTTGCCGGGTGTATGTGTTAGTGCAGCAGATTTGGCAGGAAGGTGGCAATCTGCGGGAATGCCAGCAGTATCCCGATGGCTACAAGGATGGCCGCAAGGAAGGGGAAAATACCCTTGAAAATAGTTTCCAAAGCTACGTCTTCGGTGATACTCTTGATGACATAAACGTTCAAACCTACCGGAGGGGTAATAACGCCCATTTCGGTAACCAGTACTACGATTACCCCGAACCATATCGGATTGAAACCGAGCGCTGTAACCAGTGGGTAAATGATTGGAATGGTAAGCGTTATCATGGCTAATGCATCCATGAAAAAGCCGCCAACGAGATAGATAAGTATTATTATACACATTATGGCGGCTGGGTGCAGATCCAAGCCTCCTACCCATCCAGCCAGATTGGCTGGGATTGTGGTGACTGCCATAAAGTGGCCAAACACGACCGCACCGGTGATAATAACTATCACCTCACAGGTGATTTTAAGCGCATCTTTTACTGCAAACAGGAAGTTGGGCAGGTTCATCTGCCGCCGGATCAAGCCAAGTATCAGCACCCCGGCTGCGCCAACTGCACCTGCCTGCATAGGGCTGAATAAGCCCAGGAAAAGTCCGCCAATTACCAGCGTAAACAGGACGATGGTATCTGCCATTCCGGCCAGCCCGGTAAATTTTTCTTTCCAACTGGTCGCCTCTCCGGCTGGGGCTAGTGCCGGATTCTTCCAGCACATCAATATCACTACAATTATAAACAAGATTGTGAGCATTATGCCGGGAACAATACCAGCCAGGAAGAGAGAGCCTATCGATTGCTCCGTCATAATACCGTAGACCATGAACACGGTGCTGGGTGGAATCAGTATCCCCAAAGATCCGGCTGCTGCTACAGAGCCGGTTGCCAGTGAATCGTCGTAATTGAACCTCTTCATTTCTGGCAGAGCTACTCTCCCCATCGCGGCAGCAGTAGCATTGGTGGAACCGCAAATGGCAGCAAAACCGGCACAGGCGGCAATAGTGGCAATAACCAGCCCGCCTTTAAACTGGCCAAATATCTTATGGGTGGAGGAGTATAACTTCCGGCTCATTCCGGTGGCAAACGCCAGAGAACCCATAAAAATAAACATCGGGATTACCGTTAACGAATAGTTGGAAAAGGTAACCCAGACATCTCTTGCCAGCAGGCTCAACCCGGCTTCTGGAGAAACAAGCATGCAAAACCCGACGGTTCCTACAATTGCCATAGCGAAACCAACCGGCGTGCCAATCAGGAAGAGGGTAATCAATACGGCAATGCCGATTAGCCCTGTGGCTACTGCACTCATCTCTTAACCATCCGGCTTATATAATTAATCAGTTCAATTAAAAGCTGAAGGCATACCGGGATACAGCAAACAGCTATGGCATATACAAAGGGGTAAAAGGGAATTCTCTGCGTCATGGATACTTCGCCGGTAAGCTGAAGAACCTGTGCATATTCAAAGCTTCTCCATGCCAGCAGGGCGAAAAGGACTATACCAATAGCGGAAACCAGTGCACCAAAAAAGTCTCTGATTATATGCGGCAGGCGGGTAACGAAAAAATCCACCTGAATGTGCCCTTTTAGCTGTTGTGTATAAGCCAAAGCAAAGGCAATCACAACTACGCTCAAAAAACTCACCAGCTCAATAGTGCCGGGGATAGGAGAAGAGAATACCTTGATAGCTATTACATCAGCCACCGTCAGTACGAGCATGATAACCAGCCCAGCGCCGGCAACCCAGTTAAAGCCCTGGTTTAATCCCTTGGAGATCTTTTCTAGTTTTTCCATATTGTTGTCATGTTTATATCAAG is from Dehalococcoidales bacterium and encodes:
- a CDS encoding TRAP transporter large permease, translated to MSAVATGLIGIAVLITLFLIGTPVGFAMAIVGTVGFCMLVSPEAGLSLLARDVWVTFSNYSLTVIPMFIFMGSLAFATGMSRKLYSSTHKIFGQFKGGLVIATIAACAGFAAICGSTNATAAAMGRVALPEMKRFNYDDSLATGSVAAAGSLGILIPPSTVFMVYGIMTEQSIGSLFLAGIVPGIMLTILFIIVVILMCWKNPALAPAGEATSWKEKFTGLAGMADTIVLFTLVIGGLFLGLFSPMQAGAVGAAGVLILGLIRRQMNLPNFLFAVKDALKITCEVIVIITGAVVFGHFMAVTTIPANLAGWVGGLDLHPAAIMCIIILIYLVGGFFMDALAMITLTIPIIYPLVTALGFNPIWFGVIVVLVTEMGVITPPVGLNVYVIKSITEDVALETIFKGIFPFLAAILVAIGILLAFPQIATFLPNLLH
- a CDS encoding TRAP transporter small permease, whose translation is MEKLEKISKGLNQGFNWVAGAGLVIMLVLTVADVIAIKVFSSPIPGTIELVSFLSVVVIAFALAYTQQLKGHIQVDFFVTRLPHIIRDFFGALVSAIGIVLFALLAWRSFEYAQVLQLTGEVSMTQRIPFYPFVYAIAVCCIPVCLQLLIELINYISRMVKR